The proteins below come from a single Cricetulus griseus strain 17A/GY chromosome 6, alternate assembly CriGri-PICRH-1.0, whole genome shotgun sequence genomic window:
- the Ltk gene encoding LOW QUALITY PROTEIN: leukocyte tyrosine kinase receptor isoform X2 (The sequence of the model RefSeq protein was modified relative to this genomic sequence to represent the inferred CDS: inserted 2 bases in 1 codon), translating into MGCSCQMLLWLGAAGTILCSNSEFQATFLTSSPLPTPQLPNSQEQKVTPTPSRLEPASLPNPLGTRGPWVFNTCGASGRRGPTQTQCDGAYTGSSVVVTVGVAGPLKGVQLWRAPDTGQYLISAYGAAGGKGARNHLSRAHGVFLSAVFFLSRGEPLYILVGQQGEDACPGRSPESQLVCLGESWATGERAASGTERVPGWRRWAGGGGGGGGATYIFRLRAGELEPLLVAAGGGGRSYWRRPDRGRTEAAPEKLENRTEAPGSGGEGGFSGGGGGWASRAPSPQAGRSLREGAEGGEGCAEAWTTLRWAAAGGFGGGGGACSAGGGGGGYRGGDTSESDILWADGEDGISFVHPSSELYLQPLAVTEGHGEVEIRKHPNCSHCLFKDCQWQAELQMTECICPEGMELAVDGITCMDLPTTTSPLILMGALVTALTLSVLMCGVLILVSQKRWQNLWGTRLPGPELELSKLRTSAIRTAPNPYYCQMGLSPAQSWPLPPGLTEVSPANVTLLRALGHGAFGEVYEGLVIGLPGDSSPLQVAIKMLPELCSRQDELDFLMEALIISKFSHRNIVRCVGLSFQAAPRLILLELMSGGDMKSFLRHSRPHPSQPSPLAMQDLLKMAQDIAQGCHYLEENHFIHRDIAARNCLLSCTGPSRVAKIGDFGMARDIYRASYYRKGGRALLPVKWMPPEALLEGIFTSKTDSWSFGVLLWEIFSLGYMPYPGHTNQEVLDFIVTGNRMDPPRNCPVPVYRIMTQCWQHQPELRPDFASILERLQYCTQDPDVLNSPLPVELGPTLEEEEASELGNRSLESLRSPQALELSSENFKSWGGGLLGSWLPSGLKALKSRHLRPQNLWNPTYGSWTPXPKGEDSGTDYSNGSSLHSFPGI; encoded by the exons GAACTATTCTTTGCTCCAACTCGGAGTTCCAGGCAACTTTTCTAACATCCTCGCCCTTGCCAACTCCGCAACTCCCCAACTCCCAGGAGCAGAAAGTCACCCCCACGCCCAGTAGACTGGAGCCAGCTTCCCTCCCAAATCCTCTAG GCACGCGGGGGCCTTGGGTGTTCAACACCTGTGGCGCCAGCGGCCGGCGGGGGCCCACACAAACACAGTGCGACGGGGCATACACAGGGAGCAGCGTGGTGGTGACGGTGGGAGTCGCCGGGCCTCTGAAAGGCGTGCAGCTGTGGCGGGCGCCAGACACGGGCCAGTATCT GATCTCCGCCTACGGAGCAGCGGGCGGCAAAGGCGCCAGAAACCACCTGTCACGGGCGCACGGCGTCTTCCTCTCGGCGGTCTTCTTCCTTAGTCGCGGGGAGCCGTTGTACATCCTTGTGGGGCAGCAGGGCGAGGACGCCTGTCCCGGA AGGAGTCCTGAGAGCCAGCTCGTCTGTCTGGGAGAGTCTTGGGCCACCGGAGAGCGCGCGGCATCGGGGACAGAAAGGGTCCCAGGCTGGAGACGCTGGGCCGGCGGGGGCGGGGGTGGCGGGGGTGCCACCTACATCTTCCGG TTGCGCGCGGGGGAGCTGGAGCCGCTGCTGGTGGCGGCGGGAGGCGGCGGGAGGTCCTACTGGAGGCGACCTGACCGAGGCCGGACCGAGGCGGCCCCCGAGAAACTGGAGAACCGCACGGAGGCGCCTGGGAGCGGCGGAGAGGGGG GCTTCTCAGGTGGAGGAGGCGGCTGGGCGTCGCGGGCCCCCTCTCCGCAGGCCGGACGCTCACTGCGGGAAGGGGCCGAGGGCGGCGAGGGCTGCGCGGAGGCCTGGACCACGCTCCGCTGGGCGGCGGCTGGAGGCTTCGGGGGAGGTGGCGGGGCTTGCTCGGCAGGGGGCGGCGGCGGCGGCTACCGGG GTGGTGATACTTCAGAGTCTGACATCCTCTGGGCTGATGGGGAAGATGGCATATCCTTTGTACACCCCAGCAGCGAACTCTACCTGCAGCCATTGGCAG TCACAGAGGGCCATGGGGAGGTGGAAATCCGAAAGCACCCCAACTGTAGTCATTGCCTGTTCAAAGACTGCCAGTGGCAGGCAGAGCTCCAGATGACTGAATGCATATGCCCAGAAGGCATGGAGCTGGCTGTGGATGGCATCACTTGCATGG ACCTGCCAACCACCACAAGCCCCCTGATTCTGATGGGAGCTCTAGTGACAGCCTTGACACTGAGTGTCCTGATGTGTGGAGTCCTGATTCTAG TGAGCCAGAAGAGGTGGCAGAACCTGTGGGGGACCAGGCTGCCAGGCCCTGAGCTGGAGTTGAGCAAGCTTCGTACCTCTGCCATCAGGACAGCCCCCAATCCCTATTACTGCCAGATGGGGCTCAGCCCTGCTCAGTCCTGGCCTCTGCCCCCAGGGCTCACTGAGGTTTCACCAGCCAATGTCACTCTGCTCAG AGCCCTTGGCCATGGTGCCTTTGGGGAGGTGTATGAGGGACTAGTAATTGGTCTTCCTGGGGACTCCAGCCCTCTGCAGGTGGCTATCAAG atgCTGCCAGAGCTCTGCTCCCGTCAGGATGAGTTGGACTTTCTCATGGAGGCTCTCATCATCAG CAAGTTCAGCCATCGGAACATCGTACGCTGTGTGGGGCTCAGCTTCCAGGCTGCCCCTCGTCTTATTCTGCTGGAGCTGATGTCTGGTGGGGATATGAAGAGTTTTCTGAGACATAGCCGACCACACCCG AGCCAGCCATCACCTCTGGCCATGCAGGACCTGTTGAAGATGGCACAGGATATAGCTCAGGGCTGCCACTACCTGGAAGAAAATCACTTTATCCACAG AGATATTGCCGCCCGTAACTGTCTGCTGAGCTGCACTGGACCCAGCCGGGTGGCTAAGATTGGAGACTTTGGAATGGCAAGAGATATTTACCG GGCCAGTTATTACCGCAAGGGGGGCCGGGCCTTGCTCCCTGTTAAGTGGATGCCCCCAGAAGCTCTCCTGGAGGGTATTTTCACATCCAAGACCGACTCTTG GTCTTTTGGGGTACTGCTCTGGGAGATCTTCTCACTGGGTTATATGCCCTACCCTGGGCATACCAACCAGGAGGTTCTAGACTTCATTGTCACAGGGAACCGGATGGACCCTCCTAGGAACTGCCCTGTGCCAGT GTACAGAATCATGACCCAGTGTTGGCAGCATCAACCTGAGCTCCGCCCTGACTTTGCCAGCATTTTGGAGCGCCTCCAGTACTGCACTCAG GATCCTGATGTGCTGAATTCACCCCTGCCAGTGGAACTAGGGCCGACTCTTGAGGAGGAAGAGGCTTCTGAGCTGGGGAACAGGTCATTGGAAAGTCTTAGATCCCCACAGGCCCTGGAACTGAGTTCAGAGAACTTCAAAAGCTGGGGAGGAGGCCTTCTAGGCTCTTGGCTGCCCTCTGGCCTTAAGGCCCTCAAATCCAGACACCTCCGGCCTCAGAACCTTTGGAACCCCACATACGGTTCCTGGACCCC TCCTAAGGGTGAAGACTCGGGCACTGACTACAGCAATGGCTCCTCCTTGCACTCCTTTCCAGGCATCTAG
- the Itpka gene encoding inositol-trisphosphate 3-kinase A isoform X2, with the protein MARPRARACSPGLERAPRRSVGELRLLFEARCAAVAAAAAAGEPRARGAKRRGGQVPNGLPRAAPAPVIPQLTVTTEEDVAPASPGPPEPEGDWLPAAGSHLQQPRRLSTSSLSSTGSSSLLEDSEDDLLSDSESRSRGNVQLEASEDVGQKSHWQKIRTMVNLPVMSPFKKRYSWVQLAGHTGSFKAAGTSGLILKRSSEPEHYCLVRLMADVLRGCVPTFHGVVERDGESYLQLQDLLDGFDGPCVLDCKMGVRTYLEEELTKARERPKLRKDMYKKMLAVDPEAPTEEEHAQRAVTKPRYMQWREGISSSTTLGFRIEGIKKADGSCSTDFKTTRSREQVTRVFEEFMQGDAEVLRRYLNRLQQIRDTLEISDFFRRHEVIGSSLLFVHDHCHRAGVWLIDFGKTTPLPDGQILDHRRPWEEGNREDGYLLGLDNLIGILASLAER; encoded by the exons ATGGCGCGGCCACGGGCGCGGGCCTGCAGCCCTGGGCTGGAGCGGGCCCCGCGCCGGAGCGTCGGGGAGCTGCGCCTGCTCTTCGAGGCGCGCTGCGCCGCGGTGGCCGCTGCAGCAGCCGCAGGGGAGCCCCGGGCCCGCGGGGCCAAACGGCGTGGGGGACAAGTGCCCAACGGGCTCCCGCGGGCTGCCCCCGCCCCAGTGATCCCGCAGCTCACCGTGACAACCGAGGAGGACGTGGCCCCGGCCAGCCCCGGGCCGCCAGAGCCGGAGGGGGACTGGCTCCCGGCCGCTGGCTCGCACCTGCAGCAGCCACGCCGCCTTTCCACCTCGTCCCTCTCCTCCACCGGCTCCTCGTCGTTGCTCGAGGACTCGGAGGACGATCTGCTGAGCGACAGTGAGAGCCGGAGCCGCGGCAACGTGCAGCTGGAAGCCAGCGAGGACGTGGGGCAG AAAAGCCACTGGCAGAAGATCCGAACCATGGTCAATCTGCCGGTCATGAGTCCTTTCAAAAAGCGCTACTCCTGGGTGCAGTTAGCCGGGCACACAG GGAGTTTCAAAGCTGCGGGCACCAGTGGCCTGATCCTGAAGCGCAGCTCGGAGCCAGAACACTACTGCCTGGTGCGGCTGATGGCAGATGTGCTGCGCGGGTGTGTTCCCACTTTCCATGGTGTAGTGGAGCGGGATGGTGAAAGCTACTTGCAGTTACAGGACCTGCTCGATGGCTTTGATGGGCCTTGCGTGCTTGACTGCAAGATGGGTGTCAG GACTTACCTGGAGGAGGAGCTGACCAAAGCCCGAGAGAGGCCCAAGCTGCGGAAGGACATGTACAAGAAGATGCTGGCGGTGGACCCTGAGGCACCTACTGAGGAGGAGCATGCGCAGCGTGCTGTCACCAAACCGCGCTACATGCAGTGGCGCGAAGGCATCAGCTCCAGCACTACACTTGGCTTCCGCATCGAGGGCATCAAG AAAGCCGACGGATCTTGCAGCACTGATTTCAAAACTACACGAAGCCGAGAGCAGGTGACTCGTGTCTTTGAGGAGTTCATGCAAGGCGATGCTGAAGTGCTG AGGAGGTATCTGAACCGCCTACAGCAGATCCGGGACACCCTGGAGATCTCAGATTTCTTTAGAAGGCACGAG GTGATTGGCAGCTCACTCCTCTTCGTCCATGACCATTGCCATCGTGCTGGTGTATGGCTCATCGATTTTGGCAAGACCACGCCCCTCCCCGATGGCCAGATCCTGGATCATCGGAGACCCTGGGAGGAGGGCAACCGTGAGGATGGCtatttgctggggctggacaATCTCATTGGCATCTTGGCCAGCCTGGCTGAGAGATGA
- the Itpka gene encoding inositol-trisphosphate 3-kinase A isoform X3 produces MARPRARACSPGLERAPRRSVGELRLLFEARCAAVAAAAAAGEPRARGAKRRGGQVPNGLPRAAPAPVIPQLTVTTEEDVAPASPGPPEPEGDWLPAAGSHLQQPRRLSTSSLSSTGSSSLLEDSEDDLLSDSESRSRGNVQLEASEDVGQKSHWQKIRTMVNLPVMSPFKKRYSWVQLAGHTGSFKAAGTSGLILKRSSEPEHYCLVRLMADVLRGCVPTFHGVVERDGESYLQLQDLLDGFDGPCVLDCKMGVRTYLEEELTKARERPKLRKDMYKKMLAVDPEAPTEEEHAQRAVTKPRYMQWREGISSSTTLGFRIEGIKKADGSCSTDFKTTRSREQVTRVFEEFMQGDAEVLYLAS; encoded by the exons ATGGCGCGGCCACGGGCGCGGGCCTGCAGCCCTGGGCTGGAGCGGGCCCCGCGCCGGAGCGTCGGGGAGCTGCGCCTGCTCTTCGAGGCGCGCTGCGCCGCGGTGGCCGCTGCAGCAGCCGCAGGGGAGCCCCGGGCCCGCGGGGCCAAACGGCGTGGGGGACAAGTGCCCAACGGGCTCCCGCGGGCTGCCCCCGCCCCAGTGATCCCGCAGCTCACCGTGACAACCGAGGAGGACGTGGCCCCGGCCAGCCCCGGGCCGCCAGAGCCGGAGGGGGACTGGCTCCCGGCCGCTGGCTCGCACCTGCAGCAGCCACGCCGCCTTTCCACCTCGTCCCTCTCCTCCACCGGCTCCTCGTCGTTGCTCGAGGACTCGGAGGACGATCTGCTGAGCGACAGTGAGAGCCGGAGCCGCGGCAACGTGCAGCTGGAAGCCAGCGAGGACGTGGGGCAG AAAAGCCACTGGCAGAAGATCCGAACCATGGTCAATCTGCCGGTCATGAGTCCTTTCAAAAAGCGCTACTCCTGGGTGCAGTTAGCCGGGCACACAG GGAGTTTCAAAGCTGCGGGCACCAGTGGCCTGATCCTGAAGCGCAGCTCGGAGCCAGAACACTACTGCCTGGTGCGGCTGATGGCAGATGTGCTGCGCGGGTGTGTTCCCACTTTCCATGGTGTAGTGGAGCGGGATGGTGAAAGCTACTTGCAGTTACAGGACCTGCTCGATGGCTTTGATGGGCCTTGCGTGCTTGACTGCAAGATGGGTGTCAG GACTTACCTGGAGGAGGAGCTGACCAAAGCCCGAGAGAGGCCCAAGCTGCGGAAGGACATGTACAAGAAGATGCTGGCGGTGGACCCTGAGGCACCTACTGAGGAGGAGCATGCGCAGCGTGCTGTCACCAAACCGCGCTACATGCAGTGGCGCGAAGGCATCAGCTCCAGCACTACACTTGGCTTCCGCATCGAGGGCATCAAG AAAGCCGACGGATCTTGCAGCACTGATTTCAAAACTACACGAAGCCGAGAGCAGGTGACTCGTGTCTTTGAGGAGTTCATGCAAGGCGATGCTGAAGTGCTG TATTTGGCAAGCTGA